The following coding sequences lie in one Sphingobium sp. KCTC 72723 genomic window:
- a CDS encoding oxidoreductase, with protein sequence MTIGVGLIGYGLGGRAFHAPYVNATPGMTLRAIVSRQADKILADHPQVQVVDSVSHLLEQPGIDLVIISSPDALHGDHALAALAAGKHVVVDKPFATRMEDAQAIARLARAKGLVATAFQNRRWDADFLTLRRILNDGMLGEIVQFESHFDRWRPQPADNWKDAREGGSWMDLGPHLVDQAIALFGLPIGITADIAALRPGAPAPDYFHAVLRYPTMRAILHASKSVADHGLRFAVHGRGGSWIKHGTDPQEAQALAGAVPGAKESWGLDPIEGVYVSCDALTDRQSLANERGDYLAFWRQVVAAIATGAPNPVPADDAVAVMQLLHAGLESAARRCEIIITPLSAS encoded by the coding sequence ATGACGATCGGCGTGGGATTGATAGGCTATGGCCTTGGCGGGCGGGCCTTTCATGCGCCCTATGTCAACGCGACGCCCGGCATGACGTTGCGTGCCATCGTTTCGCGGCAGGCCGACAAGATATTGGCCGACCATCCGCAGGTGCAGGTGGTGGACAGCGTATCCCACTTGCTGGAACAGCCCGGCATCGATCTGGTCATCATATCCAGCCCCGACGCGCTGCATGGCGATCATGCGCTGGCCGCGCTGGCGGCGGGCAAGCATGTCGTGGTGGACAAGCCCTTTGCCACCCGGATGGAAGATGCGCAGGCCATCGCTCGGCTCGCCCGCGCAAAGGGGCTGGTCGCCACGGCGTTTCAGAACCGGCGCTGGGACGCCGATTTCCTGACGCTGCGCCGCATCCTGAACGATGGGATGCTGGGCGAGATCGTGCAGTTTGAGAGCCATTTCGACCGTTGGCGACCGCAACCGGCAGACAATTGGAAGGACGCGCGGGAAGGCGGATCGTGGATGGATCTTGGCCCGCATCTGGTCGATCAGGCGATTGCGCTGTTCGGCCTGCCGATCGGCATCACCGCCGACATCGCGGCGCTGCGCCCCGGTGCGCCTGCGCCCGATTATTTTCACGCCGTCCTGCGCTATCCCACGATGCGGGCGATCCTCCACGCCAGCAAAAGCGTGGCCGACCATGGCCTGCGTTTTGCGGTGCATGGGCGCGGCGGCAGCTGGATCAAGCATGGCACCGATCCGCAGGAGGCGCAGGCGTTGGCAGGCGCTGTTCCCGGCGCGAAGGAAAGCTGGGGGCTTGATCCGATTGAAGGCGTCTATGTGTCTTGCGATGCTTTGACCGATCGGCAGTCATTGGCCAATGAACGGGGCGATTATCTCGCCTTCTGGCGGCAGGTTGTCGCGGCCATTGCGACTGGCGCGCCCAATCCCGTGCCAGCGGATGATGCCGTGGCAGTGATGCAGTTGCTGCACGCCGGGCTGGAAAGCGCGGCCCGCCGGTGCGAGATTATCATCACGCCGCTTTCCGCCAGCTGA
- a CDS encoding TonB-dependent receptor, with translation MTRHLLRAAGLSSVAMMAMVAAPSIAAANAVKFDIPAQSMQSALVQFAKQSSIQILFSYDQVDGMRAQRISGTMTPDAALSRLIAGSGLKVSLANRNVIALSLSNRVKPARRVEVASLSVGNLPVTMQSAMAIQGSGGALPQEAVEEPRTDIVVTGSRGLARTITDSPTPIDVISAKELDATGKPGVLAALNTLVPSFNVPTRAGGGISTVISTGGLRGLNPDQTLILVNGKRRHKTSLINSVSSFYNGSVPLDLDLIPTSAIDHIEVLRDGAAAQYGSDAIAGVINLILKSGTGGGAASFTAGQNYDRSDGENYLVQANWGTKLGETGFIDIFANGKIQQASNRAVPIASTINLYPLVNGQRDPREASIDRLVTKNYGAFPTRGFNVGYNVGYDAGAVSLYSFGTYSQRNSELNFTYRAPNNTATLPEVYPNGFRPRLDIVEDDFEFAVGAKGQVAGWDWDISSTYGKNYAYRQGYETYNPTLGPTSPTELYVGALKSSEWVNSLDLTKGFDIAGHLQVSGGLQHRHETYEITQGEPASYAAGSYTYVRNGVTIRPAPGGQAANGITPEDAGRMSRNNIAAYADVAWDPSPSTTVGLAGRFEHYDDASGDTLIGKINVRQALTPWFSVRGAASTGFRAPALAQQIYASTSGQFRTIAGVLNLLQIKTLPVGSAAAIALGSEPLTPEKSTNFSAGFVLTPVQNLSITVDGYHVKVKDRIAVTSTLTGTAVSNILIANGLSSDISAQYYTNAIDTRTRGVDVVASYRHTLGDLKLSWNLGFNYNKTKITNIKANPAELASLGAGFVLFDRLSQMNITKNLPVTKLFLGNTATLGDFSLTSRATRFGSFNSLGNATATVGGVPVYGSDRHFGAKIITDAELTWQVTQPIAVSIGANNLFNVYPDYDSASANANLGSGFYATSGAYGFTGGYYYGKVAVKF, from the coding sequence ATGACACGTCACTTATTGCGCGCCGCTGGTCTATCGTCCGTTGCGATGATGGCCATGGTCGCCGCGCCATCCATTGCCGCTGCCAACGCCGTTAAATTCGACATTCCGGCCCAATCGATGCAATCGGCACTGGTCCAGTTTGCCAAACAATCCAGCATCCAGATTCTCTTTTCCTACGATCAGGTCGATGGAATGCGCGCGCAGCGGATCAGCGGCACGATGACCCCGGACGCTGCCCTGTCCCGCCTGATCGCGGGCAGCGGGCTGAAAGTCTCGCTGGCCAATCGCAACGTCATTGCCCTCTCGCTCAGCAACCGGGTCAAGCCCGCCCGCCGCGTCGAAGTGGCCAGCCTGTCGGTCGGCAACCTGCCCGTCACGATGCAATCAGCCATGGCTATTCAGGGCAGCGGCGGCGCGTTGCCGCAGGAAGCGGTCGAAGAACCCCGCACCGACATCGTCGTTACCGGATCACGCGGCCTTGCCCGCACCATCACGGACAGCCCGACCCCGATCGACGTGATTTCCGCCAAGGAACTGGACGCCACCGGCAAGCCGGGCGTGCTGGCCGCGCTCAACACGCTCGTCCCCAGTTTCAACGTGCCGACCCGCGCGGGCGGCGGCATTTCGACGGTCATCAGCACCGGCGGCCTGCGCGGCCTGAACCCGGACCAGACGCTGATCCTGGTCAATGGCAAGCGGCGGCACAAGACCTCACTGATCAACTCCGTCTCCTCCTTCTACAATGGTTCGGTTCCCCTCGACCTCGACCTCATCCCCACCTCCGCCATCGACCATATCGAAGTGCTGCGCGACGGCGCAGCGGCGCAATATGGGTCGGACGCGATTGCAGGCGTCATCAACCTGATCCTGAAAAGCGGGACCGGGGGCGGCGCGGCCAGCTTCACCGCCGGGCAGAATTATGATCGCTCCGATGGCGAAAATTATCTGGTTCAGGCCAATTGGGGGACCAAGCTGGGCGAAACCGGCTTCATCGACATTTTTGCCAACGGCAAGATTCAGCAGGCGTCCAACCGGGCCGTGCCGATCGCCAGCACCATCAACCTCTACCCGCTGGTGAACGGCCAGCGCGACCCGCGCGAAGCCTCGATCGACCGCCTCGTCACCAAAAATTACGGTGCCTTCCCGACCAGGGGGTTCAACGTCGGCTATAATGTCGGCTATGACGCCGGTGCCGTCAGCCTCTATTCGTTCGGCACCTACAGCCAGCGCAATTCGGAACTCAACTTCACCTATCGCGCGCCCAACAACACCGCCACCCTGCCCGAAGTCTATCCCAATGGCTTCCGCCCCCGCCTCGATATCGTCGAGGATGATTTCGAATTTGCGGTCGGTGCCAAGGGCCAGGTCGCGGGCTGGGACTGGGACATCAGCTCCACCTATGGCAAGAATTACGCCTATCGGCAGGGCTATGAAACCTACAACCCCACGCTGGGACCGACCAGCCCGACCGAACTTTATGTCGGCGCGCTCAAATCCAGCGAATGGGTCAATTCGCTCGACCTGACCAAGGGGTTCGACATTGCCGGGCATCTTCAGGTGTCGGGCGGCCTTCAGCATCGTCACGAAACCTATGAAATCACGCAGGGCGAACCGGCCTCCTACGCGGCGGGCAGCTATACCTATGTCCGCAACGGCGTGACCATCCGCCCCGCTCCGGGCGGGCAGGCCGCCAACGGCATCACACCCGAAGATGCCGGGCGCATGTCGCGCAACAACATCGCCGCCTATGCCGATGTCGCGTGGGATCCCAGCCCTTCGACCACCGTCGGCCTGGCGGGGCGCTTTGAACATTATGACGATGCCAGCGGCGACACGCTGATCGGCAAGATCAATGTGCGTCAGGCACTGACCCCCTGGTTCTCCGTGCGCGGCGCGGCCAGCACCGGCTTCCGCGCCCCTGCACTGGCGCAGCAAATCTACGCCTCGACCAGTGGCCAGTTCCGCACCATCGCGGGTGTGCTGAACCTGTTGCAGATCAAGACGCTGCCAGTCGGCTCAGCCGCAGCCATCGCTCTGGGGTCCGAGCCGCTGACCCCGGAAAAATCCACCAACTTCTCGGCCGGGTTCGTCCTGACCCCTGTCCAAAATCTCAGCATCACGGTCGATGGCTATCATGTGAAGGTGAAGGACCGCATCGCCGTCACCTCGACCCTGACCGGCACAGCGGTATCCAACATCCTGATCGCCAACGGCCTGTCGTCGGACATCAGCGCCCAATATTACACCAACGCCATCGACACCCGCACGCGCGGCGTGGACGTGGTGGCCAGCTATCGCCACACGCTGGGCGACCTGAAACTGTCATGGAATCTGGGCTTCAACTATAACAAGACCAAGATCACGAATATCAAGGCCAACCCGGCCGAACTGGCGTCGCTGGGCGCGGGCTTCGTACTGTTCGACCGCCTGTCGCAAATGAACATCACCAAAAATCTGCCCGTGACCAAGCTGTTCCTTGGCAATACCGCCACGCTGGGCGATTTCAGCCTGACGAGCCGCGCCACTCGCTTCGGTTCGTTCAATTCGCTGGGCAACGCGACCGCGACCGTCGGCGGCGTGCCGGTATATGGCAGCGACCGTCATTTCGGGGCAAAGATCATCACCGACGCGGAACTGACCTGGCAGGTGACGCAACCGATCGCCGTGTCGATCGGCGCGAACAATCTGTTCAACGTCTATCCCGATTATGATTCCGCGTCGGCCAACGCCAATCTCGGTTCGGGCTTCTACGCGACCAGCGGTGCCTATGGCTTCACCGGCGGCTATTATTACGGCAAGGTCGCGGTGAAATTCTGA